A window of Paenibacillus sp. 19GGS1-52 contains these coding sequences:
- a CDS encoding spore coat protein, with translation MNAQNGSAFMPDEDLLNTILADLKRTVREYTTAATESACPTVRQTFNELTMDTLRLQGDLYTHMSQMNMYTAPCKALRQEVDKQIQCAQQTQQKSQQFVQQKTGGNGSYGQSHYPQHQQSNQNQNSYYM, from the coding sequence GTGAATGCTCAGAATGGATCGGCATTTATGCCAGATGAAGATTTGTTGAATACGATTTTGGCTGACTTGAAACGGACGGTACGCGAATATACAACAGCTGCGACGGAGTCGGCTTGTCCAACTGTCCGCCAGACCTTTAACGAGCTGACAATGGATACGCTGCGTCTGCAGGGAGATCTGTATACACATATGTCGCAGATGAATATGTATACAGCACCTTGCAAGGCACTGCGCCAGGAAGTGGATAAGCAAATTCAGTGTGCCCAGCAAACACAGCAGAAAAGTCAGCAGTTTGTTCAGCAAAAAACAGGGGGCAATGGTTCTTATGGCCAGTCCCACTATCCACAGCATCAACAGTCCAATCAGAACCAAAACTCTTATTATATGTAA
- a CDS encoding FAD-dependent oxidoreductase, whose amino-acid sequence MNLNSGKLPWRSTLPTPPVYPALLEDIHCDCLVIGAGMGGAMASYRLSLSGANAVLIDKRLVGSGSSCANTGLLQISNDKSLTSCMHTFGEEQGLLFYKLCQAGVRSILELPSQLDIDPHIIPRDSLLYASVPEDVPALRQEYENLIAHGFDSEFWERDQINSVYSFSKPAALYSHMDAETNPFRTVHSLIAKAAAGGVRVYEQTEARKYEFTADGVICHTPNGRIFAKNVIFAMGYETQEMKKDRGAELINTYAIMTRPLQEFPKWHERSLIWETARPYLYFRTTPDGRIIAGGKDEQLTDPEHREVRVLSQSQRLLEELEALFPEIKGVEVEYAWGAVFGSTRDGLPYIGPHPKFPHCYFIEGYGGNGTVYSMIAAELLTDTIAGKTRPELELFSLTRATKPSPSGH is encoded by the coding sequence ATGAACTTGAACAGCGGGAAACTGCCATGGAGGAGCACTTTACCGACACCTCCGGTTTATCCGGCACTACTAGAAGATATTCACTGCGATTGTCTGGTTATAGGGGCCGGCATGGGCGGAGCTATGGCTTCTTACCGCCTATCTTTAAGCGGCGCGAATGCAGTCCTGATTGACAAAAGGTTGGTAGGAAGCGGAAGCTCCTGTGCCAACACCGGTCTGCTGCAAATTTCCAACGATAAGAGTTTAACCTCCTGTATGCATACCTTTGGCGAAGAGCAGGGTCTTCTGTTCTACAAGCTGTGCCAGGCTGGTGTCCGTTCTATTCTGGAACTGCCAAGCCAGTTGGACATCGATCCTCATATTATTCCTCGCGACAGTCTGCTATATGCCAGCGTTCCAGAGGATGTCCCTGCACTTCGGCAGGAATATGAGAATCTAATCGCCCATGGATTTGACTCGGAATTCTGGGAAAGAGACCAAATTAATTCCGTCTATTCCTTTTCCAAACCGGCGGCGCTCTACTCGCATATGGATGCGGAGACCAACCCCTTCCGTACCGTGCACAGCCTGATTGCCAAGGCCGCTGCGGGCGGCGTTCGCGTATATGAGCAGACAGAAGCGCGGAAGTACGAGTTCACAGCTGACGGGGTTATTTGCCATACACCGAACGGGAGGATTTTTGCGAAGAATGTTATATTTGCGATGGGCTACGAAACACAGGAGATGAAAAAAGATCGGGGTGCCGAGCTGATTAATACCTATGCCATCATGACCCGACCACTACAAGAATTTCCCAAATGGCATGAACGCAGCCTGATCTGGGAAACAGCCCGGCCCTACTTGTATTTCCGGACCACTCCGGATGGCCGCATTATAGCAGGAGGGAAGGATGAGCAACTGACCGATCCCGAGCACCGTGAGGTACGGGTGCTTTCCCAGAGCCAACGGCTGCTGGAGGAGCTTGAGGCACTGTTCCCAGAAATTAAGGGAGTGGAAGTCGAGTATGCGTGGGGTGCCGTATTCGGCTCCACACGAGATGGCCTGCCCTATATCGGACCACACCCCAAATTTCCGCATTGTTATTTCATTGAAGGCTACGGCGGCAACGGCACCGTCTATAGCATGATCGCTGCCGAGCTGTTAACAGACACGATTGCCGGTAAAACTCGGCCGGAGCTTGAACTATTCTCGCTAACGAGGGCCACTAAACCTTCACCATCCGGCCATTAA